The genomic region tgaaaaatatgaaaaattagtAGTGCaactttctttctcttaaattccTTCCCACTGTGTTTCTCTGTAAATGGTAGCCAAGTAAATCAGCACAGAGGCAAAAGTACTTCATAAAACCATATGTGCTTCACAGACATAGACTAATTTCAGAAATCATACATACTCATAAGACCTATCTGTAACAGAACTGCAGCGTCAAGAGAGGAACAACATGTATCTTCTGAAGAAAATACATGAGAATTTGCTTTTAGAAGATCCATGAACATTCTAATATgattttcccatctttaaaaaacaattttaaaaaatctcatctcttaaaaaataaactatgaaaaTGCCTACGTACCCCTTACTTAAGTGCCTAGCCTTCCGCCTGCCCAATATGAAAAAGGATGCAAACCGTTTTAGGGCTgtgttaaaactttaaaatcaatTAATTGACAAAAAATTTCATTGCAACCTAATTTAGTATAGAATCCAGTAAGGGAGTGGGGCATTTCATCAGTTTTCATAACAATCACAGTATGAGGGCTCTTGAAGTGCTGCTGGTAGCCGTGTAAGTACTCAGATATCTTCTTGCTTGTTCAGTCATGATAAGCTGGTCTTCTGTCTTCCCATAAACCACTGTCTCCCATTCACAATTTGACtagaaaggaaatattaaagtgatgtgaaaattactaaaataactACCCATTCTACCTCAcaattagactttttaaaaaatcaagtaattGATTGGATTATTTGGTAAGTACTTACTGCAAAAATTTTCTGATAATGACATTGTGATTCTCTTTATAAAATGATGTTTCaaaaatacatactaaaatatttatgatcaATTTTTTAGCTATTTATAGTGTTTACAGCCCTGTGAAGGCAGTTTAAAAGTTTTGTTCCCACAGCTCTCCTACCCCAAATCAAATCAGTCTTAACATGGAAAGAAATGTCAGTCTTTACTGCTTCAAAGTGTAGCAAAAGAGTTAAAGAGACGATATAATGTCAAAAAATGAGCCGAGAATGCTTTATATCCTACAGATTAGAGACTACGTTCGTAACACAAAGTCAGGTTTAGgtttatttctcttgttttcttcccttGTTATAGAGTAAGGTTGCCACGTTAGAGAAATACCCTGCTATGTAATAAATTTTCCTGAAAAGTTGTGTTAAAACACTGGTAAATCAGATCATTTTAAATGGATTACGAGAATGTGTTACGTCGCTCTACAAAAAGCAGTGACTCAAGAAAGAGGAGGTGGCCCATCTGATCACCAGACATGTTTTCAAGGAATGCTAGTTCTGCAGTCACTGAGGTGTAAAGCAGCAAACTTCCCCTTCAATGACCTCTCAAATTCTCTGGGTTGAATTCTGAAGATAAtataatagtaaaaatttctccagcctTCATTTGCAGCTACATAATGGCTGCACATCATCAGAAAAAAGGATTTTGCTTTACAACTTTAAACCAGAAAGTTCACTGGAAACCATTATACCAACAAAAACCAAGCTGAAACTGCTTCCAACCACTTACCCTTTAAAGGTAGCAATTAAGGCTACAATTATTTATTATAAGAGAAGAGGTACCAGAAGTAGATTTAGATATctttagtttaaaaatgaaatagtgcATCAGAGATCACCAGAAGTCTCTGGCTACAATTCCAATTGTTGAGTTTATATGTGCTATGATGAGTGAGTCTCTCAAAAACCCAAATCTAGTTTGAGTGACAAAATAATAGTGAATCTCTAGTTACTGTTCTCATCAATTctgaatgtaaaagaaaaagtataatttGTAATCAGTAAGTCCAAAGTGATAATtgaataaacaacaacaaaaatcactgaaagaaatttataaattcaTACCTGAAGATTCTTTTCCAATGTGACAACTTTGGAAGTGTTagggtttggtttctttttattaagtGTATATGTTTTGTTGGTTGAATTTATATCTTGTTTTTCAGGAGTCAAGTTGCACCTATTGTCATGTATTTCCAATAATGGTATCATTAATAAAGatgttgtaaatatattttctgactaagagagaaaaaacaaagaggaaagtaGAATAACTAATCCAGAAATGGAGACAAATGGAGGGACGACTGAGTAAGTGGTAGTGGAAGCCCTGTTCATTTCCCTCCAAGAAAGCTTTGGGCTCTGATGAAGTTTCTAGTAATgcagtaaaattaaatatttcagaaataaaccaAAGGTGAATACTGAAATGTAAAGTTTTGAGAACTACCATGTTTTGACATCATACATATGAGAGCTAACTCCTCTGagaacaaaacaaatttaaaaagcaaggaagtaaataaaatattctcttcagTTAATCGAATTAGGCAGAATAATACTAAAGGAAACTCTATGTATCTCTGATGGACTAGCCACACAGTGAGTAAAATGTAAGAACCACCAGGACTTAAAGCAACCatctcaataaaagaaaaattctttacaAACCTGCGTGTCTGAAATGTCTTCCGTCAATAGTTGAATACCTGGTTCTTCTTTTTCCCAGTTATCTAAGACTAGTGATTTTCTGACTTTCCTTACAGAAGCAGTATGCTAGAATGAATAATTTATAATAGGAACATTATGGTGAAGTCACTTGAACACAATATGACTTTTATTAACAATGATACTGAAAGATTACCTCTTGTTTGCAGCTTTTGTAAGCAGGTTCATCCTCCTCTTTGAGGAATATGTCTGTTCCAGTTTCTTCTTTCAAAACTTCCCGAATATCTTCTTCCAAGAAGGCAAGTGGCTGtgactaaattattttttaaaggatttttaaagtcttttataccaattcctttttctccccatatatagaaACCCAACTTTtacactttttcattattggcaTAATTTTCTCCTGGTAACCTACAGATACAtaagttgaataaattaatgaactaATCCATTCTAtgacaaaaataattttgcaCATTCCAAGTTCACTCTAGGGAACTAAACAAAAATCTTCCTTTTGGGGAACCTATTACAGCTCCTGCTTCAATCAGGATCCTCacaattaaacagaaaagaaagattatttccccaagtatttttacataaaaataggaaatacagAACAAACTGGGACTACACTAGCTCTCCTTTTTCTACTTCTATGGTACTAGTTAAGAGTGTGTGTAACCACTAGTTAGCAGGGTTTTCTTACCACTAAATGTGAGTTACTTAAGAGCAGTGGTGACATCTTTTTCATCTGTGTATAGATCTCTGCACACCTAGCCTTAAGCTTAAAGCTGAGACACAGTGTtcaagaagtgtgtgtgtgtgtactggagTGTGGAAGAGCAGGAAACAAAAAACTTGAATGTGGGCTGAATAATGAAATAGTCTCAAAATACTATTCATCCACCTTTCTATCAAATAGCTAGGCACaccatatattcagaaaaaattttaattatatcaaACTTAATATCTACCATAACCAAGATTTGTTTAGCCCATGTCTCCAGTCAATAAAGTCAGGAAGAACAGCAGTCATATATAAATGAGATTTCACAGTActtacaaaaactttaaaaatggaaatagattTTAAAGTGCTCTCTTCTACAGCCTGAGACCTGAAGGAATCATGTCAGTATGTCTGTGTGTTGCTCCAAGAGCTTTTGTTCTAAAGATTACATTTCACAAAGAACATACATTAGACgttcttaaaaagaaatctggaatCTGTTGTTTCCCCTGTAAGAATACAAATGTCCTATGGCTAAGACATAGATGAATTCATCACCACCAACAATTATTCTCTTAATTGTCCTAATGtgacaaagaaaaagaactgcTGCACTTAACACTCCTCAGGTTAGGGAATACCAAAATtaatagatttatatttaaagaacttCCAAGGTTTCTGAGTAATTTTCAATAAACATCAGACGAATCAATGTTTATTAAGAAAGCAACATATAATTAAGATGTACCTGATTAAAATTCTAAAGCCAATCTCTAAGAAGTGCATTTGACTCATAGTAAGACACATTAGAGAGCTCAGTGGTTAGCACatactaggtgctcagtaaaaacTGGAGCATGAGGAGCAGGAGGAATGAAAAGTCAGTTCACTGCCAATGAGCCTAtagatattttaacaattttaattacaaaatcaaTACTTTCCTTTTATCTTAAATTGCTGATGAAAATTATCTGTTTTGGCAATGGATAAATCCTTCCCAAACAAGTACAAACTTACAGGCACTTTAGGTCACTTGAAACCTAATTTCTTGCACACTATTATTAAAATGATagtttttattcaacataaaaCATTGACCAAATGACCCTGAAGcactggagaaatttttaaatgtcttcaagTAATTGTTTATTTGTCTAATTTCCAATTAGGCTACACACCCCTATGAAGGCAGGAACCATACCCGACATGTTAACATTACATCCCCAAAGCCTAGCACCTATAAGGcactcaatcaatatttgttgaattaatgacagtttttttaaatgagtaacaAAATACTGAAATGGATTAGTTAAATCAATTAGGTAatttcatacaatggaatattacacaaacattaaaaattatagcaTACATACAATTTACTAATTTTAAACAGGTTACAAAACAGTACAAAAAGTgtgatcttatttttattttgtgtatatgcATAAAAACTAAAAAGTTTAGAGAACTCTAAAGAGAATATAATTGTTCACAGCAGTATATGGAGTAAGTGACAAAAAGACTTGATCAGTCCTACTATTTACCCTctaaaacagtaattaaaaaaaggagggggggaaAGGCTAGAAGACTTGAGAGTCTGACATTTCTGGTAGAAATTGATTAAATCAAATAAACTAGAATTTATTAATTAATCTACCCAAAATGTGACTAAAAATAGAACATAACCAGAGTACCTTGGAAGTgaccaatatttaaaaaatcatactttctttttattaaaccCAGTTTGTCAGACTCTATATCTGCCTAGAATTAGACTGCCCATGGCTCACTTAAGGTACTTCAGagttgactatatatatatatgaaagataaCACCTCCCGTCTCCATTCATGAACTACTGCTGTTACCACTATGATTAAAATAGTAATCATATCAACGAAGCACATATTTCCAAAACTTAGTATCAACCCCTTAAATTATCTTTTACCTTCACAAATAACCCCTGGGGTGTGTTTTATAATCTCCACtgaatagaagaggaaactgaaccTTAAAGAGGTATCCTGATTAATcagtttcaaaaatattattagaAAAGTGCTTATGtatatcaaatttattttattctactcTAGGTAACTTTACTGAAACTACTAAAAGGTGGGTTTTAGTATTAAGAAATGGACACTGACACTGGATTTACCTTCTCTAGATGATATAATGTAAAGAAAGCATGAATCCACAACAAGcgaaacaaaaatttacaaggaaaAAGATTAACACAAATTCAAACTTATAAATTAAGGGGTAAAAGCTTTTTAATCTGGTTCAgtgaacatctttttttaatgttaaaaatcaagaataaaaatcaaaatttgcatcttattaaaattaggaaaattcttaaaaataaaaggagtatACATACCACAATTTTAAGAGGTCCATATTTCTTCTCCTGAGCAGCAAGTGCATTCTTAAAAGGAGTAGGAGTTCTTGGTGTGGTACCCAAAATAGATCTTCTAATGGTAGGTGTTCTAAACCTATTCAATCATTTAGATATTTGTATTACAgtcaaaatttgatttttatagttAAGGAAGGCAAAGCCACGATAAAAGCACACACTAAATTTATCTTGCATATACAAACACTTTATTCAAACCTTCTAAGAGTGTGTTAAAGTATGCCTGCCTAAACTGATTCTTAGTTGAAGCAATcatcttaaaacagaaaaaagacaaatgtagagaaaattatttaaaatgtttgcttgAAGTCAAAGTTTTATACTCTATTTAGCTGGTTTTCAGTCTCCCAGGGGTAAAACATAAggttatgatttatttttattttaattctaagTCCCACATGGATAGGGACTATGATACATGTATAAATGGACAAAAAGCTAATGTACTCATGAAACCGTGCTTCCCATTTTCCTAACACAATCATTTAATACCTACTTACCCGACATTTTCCTTTTGATCTTTGGGGGTTGTTTCCTTATGAAGAGGAGTTGTAATAAGAACTTTCTGCCCACAGATAGGGGTTGATGTGAATGAAGGATTTTCTATGTTAACTTGTTCATTTCCAGGACATGTgttgaaaaactaaaaaaggaagagagattaAATACAATGTCTAAAATGTCAAAATCCCTACACAAAATTTAAACTGGCaagattttcaaattatttcttcattccttttaggAAAGGATTATCAGTAATACTACATTTACATTCCATTCCATAAAAattaagctccatgagagcaggaatTTCTGTTCTGCTCATCACTGCCACCCTAGCTCTTAGAACACTGTTTAACACGTAACAGGCATTCAAGAAATgaccatttaacaaatattaaaagttacaaaacacaataaaaaaaatttccaaacagTATATATTATCAAATAGGAATATACAGAAAACATAAATAGCTGCTGTTAAATATAAGTTTTGTACAACAGCATaactaaaaaaagttttattattttattaataaatgatcttaagtgttcttttccatgagaatatttagaattcagaatataataataatgttttgctaatgagaaataaatctctCTAGCAAATCTGCCTATTTAGAAAAGAGCTCAGAACCTCTGAACAGCCAAAACTGGTATCACAGAGTCCATTTTCCAAACAACACAATTTACTGGATCTTAATTTACATACAACTGTGAAatactaatttattcttttacccAACAGAGTAGAAGCAATGGTAGGAAAAAGTAGAAACTGCTTTAATGCTACTTATAACTGGAGAATTCTAGTGCCATCAGTTCTGGCTCCTAATATTTTCAATGTATTTAATCCTAAGATCAGCAGTCAAACCTTAAAACACTGTAGAGATGCCATCAAtcaaagaataaaatccaaacaacCCTTTGCTATGGGATACAAGGTCTTTATAATCATGTCTCACCTTCTCAGTCATTTTCTACCTTAGAATTTACtcttaaacaaaaattattagCATGCAAAACTCCAAAGATAGAAAAATGCTACTGTGCCCAAACCTGGTTCACCTTCCTCAAGATGCTTTGTAACTCTTGAGGATGGGGGTAGGGACACACTACTTACATTGTAGCCTATGTAAATGGCAACCCCTGAAGCACAGGGGGCATGGTTTTCAGAGAACACAGGGGTTGTGTACTTACTGCCAGATCCTCATCCTTCCAGTATCAAAATGCACCTCCAATTATATCCCCAACATGCTCCAAGTTTACTTGACCATTAAACTTCTGTCTTCTCCCATAAAACTTTTCAACCTCTGTCAAGACACTTTCAGCAAACACCAGCTCCTTCTCTTTCTTACTAACTGACCTTGGACAGATAGTTTAACTTCTCAATTTCATTCCACCTACCTCCTAAGGTTTTTTGAAAGAGCGTTAACCAAGGTGTCGTATTAAGAAAAGTGTTTAGCGCACAGCCTAGAACATAGCGTTCATTAATAAAGacagtattataaaataaaaggtaCAGTTTGCTCTGACATAATTATCTGCTGCCCAGGGATATAACTCCAGGAGAAAGTGGTAGTTCCTGACATCCCTAGAAGAACTTCCGACACACGGAAGTCTTACGGGGAGCAGCTCTCTATGGGCACAGATACCTGACACCTGCTGAACAGTCAGTCAGGAAACTGGCtttcagtctcagctctgccattagataactttgggcaaattattttacCTTTCTGGGCCTATTTCCTGATGAGTCCTATAAAGACGTAGAATTACACATCTAAAGCATCCCTTTTAGCCCTAAAAATTGTAAGGTACTGTAATGCAGCTACTTTATTTTGTGAGATACTTTTCTGATTTATCGTGGCTTAGCATTCTCATGTATACGTTTAAATACATTATCCATTTTTATGTGTCAGCAAAGCAACGAACTGCTAGTATGGATATTAAAGACCTAATTTAATCCAGCTCCTCAACATCTGGAAACATAATCAAAAACAACATTCCTACCTGTGAAGGAGAAAATGGTAGTGTTTTCACTGGTGTGTGCTTTAGTGCTGTATTACCGCCGTCGCTGAACGAGCCATCGCCAAGTTCGCTGCCCGGGGACTGACCCACTCgcatccttctcttctttctgaggATGGTTGGGGGAGTGCTAAACTTGGCCACATTTGGGGATGTTAAAGGAACAGCCTCACCATCTGCACCGTTACAActggtttttttcccttcaagtaCAAGACTGACGTTAACTTGACATTCCATGGCTCCTTCATTGTGTTGAATCCGCATTAGTTTAACTGGGGTGGACTTGAcgggagaagcagcagcatcGGAAAGATCAAAGCTAGTAACATCACTCCATGCTACGGGATCCTGCAACAAATTAAATTTCCAACGAACGTTATGAATGCCATAACCTAGTTAAATCTAATCTTGAACACAGTATGATGATTTCCAGAGTTAATTAACTACTCATTTTTTATCAGCAGAAATAGGCTTTCCTtgggtcatctttttttttttaagcaagaccATCTGAGAAAAGCAGATAATGCTTCTACAACTCCAATTCTGAACATCCCAGAATAATATTTCATCTAATTCTGTAGCTGAAGCTTACTGCCAAAgtactttaaataaaaagaacaaattattttaagttgtcATAAAAGAGTACAATTCATCATAAAACTTCATATTCGATTCCACATTAGAAAACTTTACAGCCTATTCTGCACCTACATAATCACGTGGTAATGAGCATGGAACATCCTCAAAATGGTCATACACTATGATCCAAAAATTCAACTTAGCCTAAGGACATAATCATGATTTTGCACACAACTTTACATAATACGTTCTTTAACTCGTAATACTTAGAAACTGGACACAACATGAATATCCAATAATAACAGTGTGTTGGGTTAATAAATTTTGTTACATTCACATGATAGAACATCATGAAGccattaaaattcaaatttaaaaaaagagttaagaaaatAGAGACATGCTCATTATGTAGTATGGGAAAAATCCACAAACATAATACATTAGTGTATATTTGGGttcaaaaatatacacacatgtgtgttTTATATGTATAGAACCCAGCTTGAAAGGAAATACCTCAaattattaactcattttaattttcttctttacagtATTCTCTAGTTTCCAGCTATCTCTAATATACTTGTACCACTtgtataattaattaataaacaaataaatatatatatatattttgccagAATTCACTGCAAAACATCAGATCAAAATTAAGCATGACATAAAAGAACGCATAACATAAAATTGGTCAATGTCCCTGAAATCACATCATTAACATTGAGCTTTTGacaatttcagacttacagattCAATAAGTTCCAGAGTCTCTGCGAATTCTGGGATGGTCTGTAGGGAGGACAGCACAGCATTTGCCTCCACAGCCAGGAACTTCGTGGGGGAGCTCTGCTGAGCAGACACGGCCTGAGTGTCATCCATTCTGTAAAACTCCGCGGCGTGCTCCTCGAGGCTGTTTAGCGTATTAGACACGCTATCATCCATGAGGAAACTACCAGACCAGCTAGAAAAGCTTCCAGGTtgctaaaaatacaaaagaaatctgAACGCTATTTCTCATTCCCATTCTAAGCAAAAATTTAGACTTTAAGTAAGAGTATCTTCTTGAACAACACACTTCACAACATTTCGGCTAAAAAATACAGTAGCAACTATACCACCATTCCtcaaaactgataaaaatatgttttttcatTAAACTTCATCTTGActatatttcttctttctaataAACTTTTTAGAATCTATAAAGTCACAGTGAGGTAAACCTAGCATGTGTATACTACAACATAAGGTCCAAACTACTAGAATCTGGCATTTCTCCACCTTTCAAACTTCATCTCCCAGCACTCCCACTCACAAGCCCTACCCCCCCGGGGAATACTGAACACCCAGCTGCGCTACCTGCAGTTCCCTGATGAGCTGGTCACAAGCTTACCCCAACGTGCCTTTGCACAGCCTGCTGCTCCCCTTATGTAGATGTTCAATCCGCTGAGCAGGGAGAACTCTCCTTCCTCATTTAAGTATGATACACTTTAAGTATTGGAAAACACATCATCTTATTATACACTTTTACCTGTTCCATTTATAACAATGTTCTAGTTCACCTATTTCGCTGATATATAATCATTGCCTAACTTTCAATACTGAGCTCAAAGAGGCTTTCTTCCAGGAACTCCTCAGACCACATAAATCTCAGTGTCCTATGAGCTCCTATAAAACTAAGTGACTTATTTTATCTCACTGGATCCTGTTTCTTATGTGTCACAACTGCAGAACAGGCCTTTGAATTCAAGGAtggtgtcatttttctttatctctctaGAGATGTACATAGCAATTTACTTATCTTTTGAGCCTAGATCCCTAGTGTCTCTTGATGAAAAAGAAGAGACCTGACCTTGAAGAGCTATGattaagaaattatatataatttgaaaactgttaaaaatagtagatcctaagagttctcatcacaaggaaaaataaatttttttggtatttatgaGTATTCATTATGGGTATTCATTAAACTTATTATGGTAATCACTTCACAGTATAAGTGAGTAAAAATCATTATACCGAACACCTTAAAATTATGGTgctatgttaattatacctcaaaaaaacaaaaagaaacaggatgTAAAGTGTATAGCACTGTCAAACAGAACCCTCTGAGGTGACAAAAAGGTTCTGCACCTGAAACTGCTCAATATGGGCACCACTAGCCATATAAGCAACAAAATTGTAGCTAGTGCAACTGAGaggctgaatttttaaattttaaattaaatgtggcTAGTAACTACCATATTTTAGAAAGCATAGTGCTCAGTCCATAAGGAAGCCCTCAATAAATGGTACCCATTACTATTAAAAATCACTAGAATGTGCCAGATATTCACAATactaaaatgttaaatttcaagTTAaggtgaaaaaattaattttcaacattGTTGCAAAACAAGTTCCACTTGTTTTAAAGTTtcctataaataaaagaaattaaagcaatCTTATTTCACTAGCATAACCACCTTCTGAGTTTACAATCACTTTCTGGATACAGCttccaaaccatatatatttcaAGTAAGCCTGCAGGTGGGAAAAAGATTCAAAGAGGGAGGTTACTAGGCCCACTGGCAAAACCATAAGTTTGCAATCGTACACACCTGATTCTGAATCCCTAGCAACAAATCACCTACTTTGCAGAGTTAATATAAGGACTACCAGGAGTACATGTAACACATCAACAATAGTGGAACATGATGAATACTTGGTAAAATGGCAGTCATTATTATCACATAATTATTTAGAATAGAATACatacaggggagggtatagctcaagcagtagagtgcatgcttagcatgcacaaggtcctgggttcaatcaccagtacctcctctaaaaataaataaacaaacaaacctaattacctcccttgccaaaaaataaaacaaaaaaaacccccagaaaATACATTAGAATaggatacatattttatatatgtatggagtctattACACTGGGTACAGCAACTTCCCTCTAGAATCTCCTTCAACAAGATTTTTATGAGAGTTAATTTTAGATAGCAAattctaaaaaacaaattaataactTTCTCCCTTTTTAATGCAAAATGCCAGTTCTTTTAGCGAATTATAtcctgttaaattaaaaaatgactactatcaaaaaaatagaaaatgtgctTAAACATGAATATATTGTCTACAAATGTAGACTCTCTTACCATGAATATTTATTTGCAGCTTCTTAATAAAaccaaaattaactttaaaataagtaCCCTTAGATTAGATCTTCCTATTTACCCATGGTTTTTGcagtttcaaaacaaaaattacttttccCATGGTGTATATAGCTCATCTATTACAATTAACAAATGTAAcgttttcattaatattttctgaagTGGTATAAAGACATCACTAGTTGCCTCGTAATGCTATTTCAAGTTCTCAGGTTAGTCTATTTCATAACTTTGTTAGTTCTTAGTCACTGTAAATGTACTGTCCCCTCATTCAGCCCCAAACCAAGAAAAATACTTTCCTAAATGTACAAAGTCCCAGgatattaaactttttaaattgtcaGTTAAATAtaaactctttttccttttaatacatCTAGCACAGCCTGTTAACTTAGCTAGAATCATTACCACTTATTCCGATTCAATACTCCGAGCTGTTCTCGTCAACCAAATCTCAGACCAGTTTTCATACCTAGTAACCAAAACCCAACATCCACAGAAAAATTTCTTTAGAGAGCATAAAATTGAAATGTTCACTTTTCCCATATTTTTACCATTATTACTTTTTCCAATTTACTGAATTTGTATTCTAAATAtagtaaaagggaaaaatttttcTAAGAGAATAAAACTAATTTTGAAGCACATAAATCTCTATACATCTATAAATTCCTTGGTGTTTTTTAGCCTTTGTTTCTATTAAGGCCATTATTACATGGAATgtctaaaataaaaccaaagcctAATCTAAACcacataaaattttcaaaaatatgcaCATCAAAAATTATATCATAAATTTGCTTGATATTTATGATTCAAGAAATATCTTAATACAGAACATTGTGAACTATGTTCAAAGAGATGCATATCAAAAACAGGCAACCTCAGAGCTGTAAATCAGAAAAACTATTTTCAGTCCATATTAAAATCTGAAGTCACGATGAATACGCTTTCCACTTGCTGGCATACAAAagtcaataaaattataaaactataaaactataaaaccatATAAAGCATATATACGATTCTAACAATAAAATCTAAACACTTAAGCTTATTTCTTACTGATGGAATTCGCTTTCTTCTAACTTCATTCTCAGCTGACATTAGAAGCAACTcaagttcctttatttttttttccttatcaggATCTTCATCAACAAAGGGttgctaaaataaattaaataaaagagaaaaaaacaggctACTTACAtaattgctttattattattatgaatgttctagtttttattttcttctatgcaacataaaatctattttctctAATAAAGCTTACTACTACTAAATCCCAAATACTCAGTATCATAATCCATCTGGTACCCCCTTTAAAGAAGTGCTGGTAAATGTTTTCAATTTATCAGAAAAGATTTGGgaaatttaaacatattaaaaaaacaaaacttgcatTGTATCATCTATGTCAGTTTACAAACTTATGTGTGAACTCTGTTTTAATTTATTGACTCAATGTACATATTCTATCCATTTTAGCAAAAATATGTGCATTCATAACCTGAATGCTCTAAGTTGGAAGAATGAAAGAACCACCCTCTGATGCTGTGGAGTATCTTACATTTGTACGGTTTACATTTCTCAAACGC from Camelus dromedarius isolate mCamDro1 chromosome 30, mCamDro1.pat, whole genome shotgun sequence harbors:
- the MYBL1 gene encoding myb-related protein A isoform X2, whose amino-acid sequence is MAKRSRSEDEDDDLQYADHDYEVPQQKGLKKLWNRVKWTRDEDDKLKKLVEQHGTDDWTLIASHLQNRSDFQCQHRWQKVLNPELIKGPWTKEEDQRVIELVQKYGPKRWSLIAKHLKGRIGKQCRERWHNHLNPEVKKSSWTEEEDRIIYEAHKRLGNRWAEIAKLLPGRTDNSIKNHWNSTMRRKVEQEGYLQDGIKSERSSSKLQHKPCAAMDHLQTQNQFYIPVQIPGYQYLSPEGNCVEHVQTSSAFIQQPFVDEDPDKEKKIKELELLLMSAENEVRRKRIPSQPGSFSSWSGSFLMDDSVSNTLNSLEEHAAEFYRMDDTQAVSAQQSSPTKFLAVEANAVLSSLQTIPEFAETLELIESDPVAWSDVTSFDLSDAAASPVKSTPVKLMRIQHNEGAMECQVNVSLVLEGKKTSCNGADGEAVPLTSPNVAKFSTPPTILRKKRRMRVGQSPGSELGDGSFSDGGNTALKHTPVKTLPFSPSQFFNTCPGNEQVNIENPSFTSTPICGQKVLITTPLHKETTPKDQKENVGFRTPTIRRSILGTTPRTPTPFKNALAAQEKKYGPLKIVSQPLAFLEEDIREVLKEETGTDIFLKEEDEPAYKSCKQEHTASVRKVRKSLVLDNWEKEEPGIQLLTEDISDTQSNCEWETVVYGKTEDQLIMTEQARRYLSTYTATSSTSRALIL
- the MYBL1 gene encoding myb-related protein A isoform X1, with product MAKRSRSEDEDDDLQYADHDYEVPQQKGLKKLWNRVKWTRDEDDKLKKLVEQHGTDDWTLIASHLQNRSDFQCQHRWQKVLNPELIKGPWTKEEDQRVIELVQKYGPKRWSLIAKHLKGRIGKQCRERWHNHLNPEVKKSSWTEEEDRIIYEAHKRLGNRWAEIAKLLPGRTDNSIKNHWNSTMRRKVEQEGYLQDGIKSERSSSKLQHKPCAAMDHLQTQNQFYIPVQIPGYQYLSPEGNCVEHVQTSSAFIQQPFVDEDPDKEKKIKELELLLMSAENEVRRKRIPSQPGSFSSWSGSFLMDDSVSNTLNSLEEHAAEFYRMDDTQAVSAQQSSPTKFLAVEANAVLSSLQTIPEFAETLELIESDPVAWSDVTSFDLSDAAASPVKSTPVKLMRIQHNEGAMECQVNVSLVLEGKKTSCNGADGEAVPLTSPNVAKFSTPPTILRKKRRMRVGQSPGSELGDGSFSDGGNTALKHTPVKTLPFSPSQFFNTCPGNEQVNIENPSFTSTPICGQKVLITTPLHKETTPKDQKENVGFRTPTIRRSILGTTPRTPTPFKNALAAQEKKYGPLKIVSQPLAFLEEDIREVLKEETGTDIFLKEEDEPAYKSCKQEHTASVRKVRKSLVLDNWEKEEPGIQLLTEDISDTQSENIFTTSLLMIPLLEIHDNRCNLTPEKQDINSTNKTYTLNKKKPNPNTSKVVTLEKNLQSNCEWETVVYGKTEDQLIMTEQARRYLSTYTATSSTSRALIL
- the MYBL1 gene encoding myb-related protein A isoform X3; the protein is MAKRSRSEDEDDDLQYADHDYEVPQQKGLKKLWNRVKWTRDEDDKLKKLVEQHGTDDWTLIASHLQNRSDFQCQHRWQKVLNPELIKGPWTKEEDQRVIELVQKYGPKRWSLIAKHLKGRIGKQCRERWHNHLNPEVKKSSWTEEEDRIIYEAHKRLGNRWAEIAKLLPGRTDNSIKNHWNSTMRRKVEQEGYLQDGIKSERSSSKLQHKPCAAMDHLQTQNQFYIPVQIPGYQYLSPEGNCVEHVQTSSAFIQQPFVDEDPDKEKKIKELELLLMSAENEVRRKRIPSQPGSFSSWSGSFLMDDSVSNTLNSLEEHAAEFYRMDDTQAVSAQQSSPTKFLAVEANAVLSSLQTIPEFAETLELIESDPVAWSDVTSFDLSDAAASPVKSTPVKLMRIQHNEGAMECQVNVSLVLEGKKTSCNGADGEAVPLTSPNVAKFSTPPTILRKKRRMRVGQSPGSELGDGSFSDGGNTALKHTPVKTLPFSPSQFFNTCPGNEQVNIENPSFTSTPICGQKVLITTPLHKETTPKDQKENVGFRTPTIRRSILGTTPRTPTPFKNALAAQEKKYGPLKIVVTRRKLCQ